Proteins encoded within one genomic window of Geotalea daltonii FRC-32:
- a CDS encoding DUF116 domain-containing protein, producing MGVTCFLIVGIIYLFWWVPTTGLANIHPDLPRLAGVIFAALSGVALFGTLLLVLTTAFGKDIFFTRFMRGVVIKFLLPVIEFIGTIFGIAKDTIRQSFVAMNNSLVTSQHLKVRPDRILILLPHCLQLFDCEIKVTGDINKCIRCGRCDIKGLAELAQKYNIDISVATGGTLARKVIIERKPKLVVAVACERDLTSGIKDCYPLPVIGVLNDRPFGPCFNTKVDVEKIEEALRLVLP from the coding sequence ATGGGGGTCACCTGTTTTCTGATCGTCGGCATCATTTACCTGTTCTGGTGGGTGCCGACCACGGGTCTGGCCAACATTCATCCGGATCTGCCACGTCTGGCCGGAGTTATATTCGCCGCACTTTCGGGAGTCGCCCTGTTCGGCACACTGCTCCTGGTTCTGACCACCGCTTTCGGGAAAGATATATTCTTTACCCGCTTCATGCGCGGCGTAGTCATCAAGTTCCTCCTGCCGGTCATAGAGTTCATCGGCACCATCTTCGGTATCGCCAAGGATACCATCCGCCAGTCCTTCGTCGCCATGAACAACAGCCTGGTCACCTCGCAACACCTGAAGGTTCGCCCGGACCGCATTCTTATCCTGCTTCCCCATTGTCTGCAGCTCTTCGACTGCGAGATCAAGGTCACCGGCGACATCAACAAATGTATCCGTTGTGGCCGCTGCGACATCAAAGGATTGGCCGAGCTGGCGCAGAAATACAACATCGACATTTCCGTGGCCACCGGCGGTACCCTGGCCCGCAAAGTCATCATCGAGAGAAAGCCGAAGCTGGTGGTGGCCGTCGCCTGCGAACGTGACCTCACCTCCGGCATCAAGGACTGTTATCCCCTGCCGGTGATCGGGGTCCTCAATGATCGCCCCTTCGGCCCCTGCTTCAATACCAAGGTGGATGTGGAAAAGATAGAAGAGGCGCTGAGATTGGTGCTGCCCTGA
- a CDS encoding polysaccharide deacetylase family protein produces MKTKRVFLINPFNSAVLLAVLLFFLIASPAVAADKISGYKSIFHVCRDEAGNLQLAIRQFILDGVTYLLLVNPRSLQTSIVPASTTTSASAGEADAAAHSPFSTALERLTAQPRLQNAGLTHGESSKNGLFLSVDLCPSKKPFEREMFTVVADLAGKTGGPVPVAVAITGYWLAHHQGEMEWLKGEMAGGRLAITWVNHSHSHPYDPKKPFNLNFLLTPTVDFEQEVLSTEMALLENGLLPSIFFRFPGLVADGRLLKKLRQLSLIPVGSDAWLAKGETPTNGSIVLVHGNGNEPQGIRKLLPLLRSDNPPRLLPLQDAVAGSAP; encoded by the coding sequence ATGAAAACGAAACGTGTATTCCTGATCAATCCTTTTAATTCTGCGGTATTACTAGCAGTGCTTTTGTTTTTTCTCATTGCCTCTCCTGCTGTTGCTGCAGATAAAATCTCCGGTTATAAATCCATTTTTCACGTATGTCGAGACGAAGCGGGTAACCTGCAGCTGGCCATCCGCCAGTTCATACTAGACGGCGTCACTTATCTGCTCCTGGTAAATCCGCGCAGCCTGCAAACTTCCATTGTCCCGGCCTCCACTACAACTTCCGCATCTGCCGGCGAGGCGGACGCGGCAGCGCATTCCCCCTTTTCCACGGCACTGGAGCGTCTTACAGCACAACCCCGGTTGCAGAATGCCGGACTGACCCATGGGGAATCGTCCAAGAACGGGCTGTTTCTGAGCGTGGATCTATGTCCGTCGAAGAAGCCGTTCGAGCGTGAAATGTTCACTGTCGTGGCTGATCTGGCTGGAAAAACAGGCGGTCCCGTGCCGGTAGCTGTGGCAATAACCGGTTACTGGCTGGCCCATCACCAGGGTGAAATGGAGTGGCTCAAGGGGGAAATGGCCGGAGGCAGGCTGGCTATCACCTGGGTCAATCACTCCCACAGCCATCCCTATGATCCCAAAAAGCCGTTCAATCTGAATTTTCTGCTGACCCCAACGGTGGACTTCGAACAAGAAGTCCTGTCCACAGAGATGGCGCTGCTTGAAAACGGCCTATTGCCGTCGATATTTTTCCGTTTTCCGGGATTGGTGGCCGATGGCAGATTATTGAAAAAGTTGCGCCAGCTGTCACTGATACCGGTGGGGAGCGATGCCTGGCTTGCCAAGGGGGAAACTCCGACAAACGGCAGTATTGTCCTGGTTCATGGCAACGGTAATGAACCACAGGGAATAAGGAAGCTGCTGCCGCTCCTTCGCAGCGACAACCCTCCAAGGCTTCTGCCGCTCCAAGATGCTGTTGCCGGCAGTGCGCCCTAG
- a CDS encoding DUF3147 family protein → MQFAVKLLLANLIIIACTQIDRKFPSLGGLIATMPLTSLLVLLWLYSDNPGDSRLMTDYTRGVLWGVIPTVLFFAVALVCFRRQWPLPLVLSASFAAWLAGAAVHQWLLK, encoded by the coding sequence ATGCAATTTGCCGTCAAGCTTCTCCTGGCCAACCTGATTATCATCGCCTGCACCCAGATCGACAGGAAATTCCCCTCCCTGGGTGGACTCATTGCCACCATGCCGCTGACGAGCTTGCTGGTTCTCCTCTGGCTCTACAGCGACAACCCCGGCGACTCCAGATTGATGACCGATTACACCAGGGGCGTTCTCTGGGGGGTCATCCCGACCGTACTTTTCTTTGCCGTGGCCCTGGTTTGTTTCCGCCGCCAGTGGCCGCTGCCCCTCGTGCTTTCCGCTAGTTTCGCCGCCTGGCTGGCAGGGGCGGCAGTTCACCAGTGGCTGTTAAAATAG
- a CDS encoding NlpC/P60 family protein, with translation MKYLFAACFILIACSCFAAESAPRYAVAQLPTPVLNTPNFAAVFGGRDGRSLQTDDCGLIRAMEFIALPGTAFTIEEELTRGKLRIFKVTTADYPYRSKTGYYIDRRFVRLTDKKPIERSRRLPSRQAIIDDMLAARGSRYVWGGNIRLGIDQMHSFFSPAGTISAETADLWRLKGVDCSGLLYQATNGFTPRNTSELVGYGSPVPIAGKDIDQIAKEVEPLDLIVWSGHVIIVLDRERTIESRLDCGGTGGGVVVRPLRQVLAGIMKARTAVNDYAEATKPGKKGFVIRRWYQS, from the coding sequence ATGAAATATCTCTTCGCTGCATGTTTCATTCTTATTGCATGCTCCTGCTTCGCCGCCGAATCGGCTCCACGTTATGCAGTGGCCCAGCTGCCGACACCGGTGTTGAATACCCCCAATTTTGCCGCCGTTTTCGGTGGTCGTGACGGGCGCTCGCTCCAGACCGACGACTGCGGACTGATCCGGGCCATGGAGTTCATCGCCCTGCCGGGAACGGCATTCACCATCGAGGAAGAGCTGACGCGGGGAAAGCTGCGCATCTTCAAGGTTACAACTGCCGATTACCCCTACCGCAGCAAAACAGGCTATTACATCGACCGCCGGTTCGTCCGCCTGACGGACAAAAAGCCCATAGAGCGCTCCCGCCGGCTGCCATCGCGCCAGGCCATCATCGACGACATGCTTGCCGCCAGGGGGAGCCGCTATGTCTGGGGAGGGAATATCCGCCTGGGCATAGACCAGATGCACTCCTTTTTCAGCCCTGCAGGAACCATCAGTGCCGAAACAGCCGACCTCTGGCGGCTTAAGGGGGTGGATTGCTCCGGCCTTCTTTACCAGGCAACCAACGGTTTCACCCCCCGCAATACCAGCGAACTGGTCGGCTATGGCAGTCCGGTCCCCATCGCCGGAAAGGACATTGACCAAATCGCAAAGGAGGTCGAACCCCTTGACCTGATTGTCTGGTCGGGTCATGTCATAATTGTCCTGGACAGGGAAAGGACTATCGAAAGCCGCCTGGACTGCGGCGGTACCGGCGGAGGCGTGGTTGTTCGCCCGCTCCGCCAGGTGCTGGCTGGCATCATGAAAGCACGGACTGCCGTCAATGACTATGCCGAAGCAACAAAGCCAGGGAAGAAAGGCTTTGTTATCAGGCGTTGGTATCAAAGTTAA
- a CDS encoding endonuclease/exonuclease/phosphatase family protein — MLIDIFQPSHPAMTIHFSVMTYNVHSCIGMDGKVSPLRIAEVIAHYDPDIVALQELDAGLTRSDLVDQAHLIAKSLEMSYHFHSSIQVEEGEYGNAILSRFPIHLVKGGALPTHPVNKNLERRGAVWAEVELKGIRVQVVATHLGLNRRERMCQANALSGPDWLGHPDCRPPVILCGDFNALPGSFVYRHFIRSLHDAHRKGRGRRLKGTWPVRLPLMRIDYLFVTPDITVRRISAHRTPLTMAASDHLPLVAALELS; from the coding sequence ATGTTGATCGACATTTTCCAGCCATCACACCCGGCCATGACAATCCATTTTTCGGTAATGACCTATAATGTCCATAGCTGCATCGGCATGGACGGCAAAGTTTCTCCCCTGAGGATTGCCGAGGTGATCGCCCACTACGACCCGGACATTGTCGCACTGCAGGAACTGGATGCAGGTCTGACCCGTTCCGACCTGGTGGACCAAGCTCACCTGATCGCCAAGAGCCTGGAAATGTCCTACCATTTTCATTCCTCCATTCAGGTGGAAGAGGGGGAATACGGCAATGCCATTCTCAGCCGCTTCCCCATCCATCTGGTAAAAGGGGGGGCGCTGCCGACGCACCCGGTGAATAAAAACCTGGAGCGGCGAGGTGCCGTCTGGGCCGAGGTTGAACTGAAGGGGATACGGGTGCAGGTGGTGGCGACGCATCTGGGTCTTAACCGCCGGGAGCGCATGTGCCAGGCCAACGCACTTTCCGGTCCCGATTGGCTTGGGCACCCGGACTGCCGGCCTCCTGTCATCCTCTGCGGTGACTTCAATGCACTTCCCGGATCTTTCGTTTACCGGCACTTCATTCGCAGCCTCCATGATGCCCATCGCAAGGGAAGGGGGAGACGGCTGAAAGGTACCTGGCCGGTCCGGCTTCCCTTGATGCGCATTGACTACCTCTTCGTTACTCCTGATATCACGGTAAGACGCATCAGCGCCCACAGAACCCCGCTGACCATGGCGGCTTCCGATCATCTGCCGCTGGTGGCGGCACTGGAGCTGTCATGA
- a CDS encoding phospholipase D-like domain-containing protein has product MSILKPGVNCMGIYKVRESGLLIDACDYYRAFYHAARHARHNILMAGWQFDSEVRLIRGKEAQLADGDVRFLAFLESLCEKNPELEIYILAWDFSIFFSLEREWFQDLIFNWSTNERIHFTFDGKHAVNATHHQKFVIIDGQLAFVGGIDICSDRWDDRRHLRHNPERKNVDGISYGAYHDIQSYHTGPVVRELLGVFQDRWAEAGGETIVFPTVNGHLPKVDGAALPLPAGSVAISRTQARDLLALREQIQEIRRLFIDAIMAADRLVYMENQYFSSQAIFWALVSRMKERQRPKLEIVLILPDRLPFTEELFLGLPQMKMLKGLKEVAAENGHRLGIYSTVCTDNGERNMTFIHSKLMLVDDRFLTVGSANATNRSLGLDTELNMSWEAEVGEGRELEESIRRVRISLLTEHSAMYDEGAENRLGQIEGLVDYLDSLVDNKESRLCLYQPDQSLEGIGWQGALEPVTRIVDPERPQVEEFVFESLSRFETSKFTRGILLLGQWLSGL; this is encoded by the coding sequence ATGAGTATACTTAAGCCCGGAGTCAACTGCATGGGGATCTACAAGGTCCGGGAATCAGGTCTCCTGATCGATGCCTGTGACTATTACCGTGCCTTCTACCATGCTGCCCGCCATGCCCGGCACAATATCCTCATGGCCGGCTGGCAATTCGACTCGGAAGTGCGTCTCATCAGGGGAAAAGAGGCCCAGTTGGCGGATGGTGACGTGCGCTTTCTCGCCTTCCTCGAATCACTCTGCGAAAAGAACCCGGAACTGGAGATATACATCCTCGCCTGGGATTTCAGTATCTTCTTTTCACTGGAACGGGAATGGTTCCAGGACCTGATCTTCAACTGGTCCACCAACGAGAGGATTCATTTCACCTTTGACGGCAAGCATGCCGTCAATGCCACCCATCACCAGAAATTCGTCATCATCGATGGCCAACTGGCTTTCGTCGGTGGCATCGACATCTGTTCGGACCGCTGGGATGACCGTCGCCATCTGCGGCACAATCCGGAACGAAAAAATGTCGACGGCATCTCCTACGGCGCTTATCACGATATCCAGTCGTACCATACGGGCCCGGTAGTCAGGGAACTGCTGGGAGTATTTCAGGATCGGTGGGCCGAGGCAGGAGGGGAAACCATAGTCTTTCCCACGGTCAATGGGCATTTGCCAAAGGTCGACGGGGCTGCCCTTCCCCTGCCGGCAGGTTCCGTAGCAATAAGCCGGACCCAGGCCCGTGATCTGCTTGCCCTACGCGAGCAGATCCAGGAGATTCGCCGCTTGTTCATCGATGCGATCATGGCTGCCGATCGGCTGGTCTATATGGAAAACCAGTACTTCAGTTCCCAGGCGATTTTTTGGGCGCTGGTATCGAGGATGAAAGAGCGGCAGCGGCCGAAGCTTGAGATTGTCTTGATCCTGCCCGACAGGCTTCCTTTTACCGAAGAACTGTTTCTTGGCCTGCCCCAGATGAAGATGCTTAAAGGGCTGAAGGAGGTGGCCGCCGAGAACGGCCACCGTCTGGGGATCTATTCCACCGTCTGTACCGACAATGGCGAGAGAAACATGACTTTCATCCACTCCAAGCTGATGCTTGTGGATGACCGGTTCCTGACGGTGGGTTCGGCCAATGCCACCAACAGGAGTCTGGGGCTCGATACGGAACTGAACATGAGCTGGGAGGCGGAGGTTGGGGAGGGGAGGGAACTTGAAGAATCGATCCGCCGGGTGCGTATCTCCCTTCTGACCGAGCATTCGGCGATGTACGATGAAGGGGCGGAAAACAGACTGGGGCAGATCGAAGGGCTGGTGGATTATCTGGACTCGCTGGTGGATAATAAGGAGAGCCGGCTTTGTCTGTATCAGCCGGATCAGTCTCTGGAGGGGATCGGCTGGCAGGGGGCGCTGGAACCGGTGACCCGTATCGTGGATCCCGAGCGGCCCCAGGTGGAAGAATTCGTCTTTGAAAGCCTGTCAAGATTTGAAACAAGCAAGTTCACCAGAGGGATATTACTTCTGGGGCAGTGGCTGTCCGGTCTTTAA
- a CDS encoding nitroreductase family protein, protein MNTLDAIKTRRSIRRFSHKPVEPGMLHAVLDAARMAPSWANMQCWRFVVVTDAATRKKLSELSFVAAFFAPRGYQTNPAQAAVAEAPVVIVLCADPAQSGEMGGQPYYMTDAGIAAQNIMLAAHSLGLGSVFVGLFYARKLHELLYIPENIRIVGLIPIGHPHDTITEVPKRKPLEEVVFYGKWKGSSFIE, encoded by the coding sequence ATGAATACCCTCGATGCCATAAAAACCCGCCGCAGTATCCGGAGGTTTTCCCATAAGCCGGTCGAACCGGGCATGCTGCACGCGGTGCTCGATGCCGCAAGGATGGCGCCGTCATGGGCCAACATGCAGTGCTGGCGATTCGTCGTCGTCACCGATGCTGCTACCAGAAAAAAATTGAGCGAATTATCGTTCGTGGCGGCATTTTTCGCCCCCAGGGGTTACCAGACCAACCCTGCCCAGGCTGCCGTTGCCGAGGCGCCGGTGGTCATCGTTCTCTGTGCCGACCCGGCCCAATCGGGGGAGATGGGGGGGCAGCCCTATTATATGACCGACGCCGGCATTGCCGCCCAGAACATCATGCTTGCCGCCCATTCACTGGGCCTGGGCAGTGTTTTCGTCGGTCTTTTCTATGCACGGAAGCTTCATGAACTGCTCTACATTCCGGAGAATATCCGTATTGTCGGACTGATCCCCATAGGTCATCCACATGACACCATTACGGAGGTACCGAAGAGAAAACCGCTGGAGGAAGTGGTATTCTATGGCAAATGGAAAGGCTCGAGTTTCATAGAATGA
- a CDS encoding FRG domain-containing protein produces the protein MALAKMEQVQYAVWRIESLRDYIELLEETLQSNKLAIFRGQAHDWPLVPRVATVNHPLPILANERLMFDTFCREAFPFVHPEPANEWEWLAVAQHHGLPTRLLDWSTNALGALWFTVRAPSSPEENGVVWLMIPDEQDVVKHPDHTTSPFAGYRTEVYLPRHVSGRVRSQEGAFTVHKYSEETEEFIPLEKSGAQNGKLVKIQVPGSRFPHVRYDLYRCGVHAGSLFPDVTGVAERIRNHCLLLADELDFQPKRAVEVSRTD, from the coding sequence ATGGCGCTGGCCAAAATGGAGCAGGTGCAGTATGCTGTATGGCGGATTGAATCACTCAGGGATTATATAGAACTCCTGGAGGAAACGCTGCAGTCCAACAAGCTGGCCATTTTTCGCGGTCAGGCCCATGATTGGCCGCTGGTGCCGAGGGTGGCGACGGTAAATCATCCATTGCCCATACTGGCAAACGAGAGGCTGATGTTCGATACCTTCTGCCGGGAGGCTTTCCCTTTTGTCCATCCCGAGCCGGCAAACGAGTGGGAATGGCTGGCGGTTGCCCAGCATCACGGGCTGCCGACCCGGCTGCTGGATTGGTCCACCAATGCATTGGGGGCGCTCTGGTTTACCGTCAGAGCCCCTTCGTCACCTGAAGAAAATGGGGTGGTATGGCTGATGATTCCCGACGAGCAGGATGTGGTGAAGCATCCCGACCACACCACTTCACCCTTTGCCGGTTACAGGACCGAAGTCTATCTGCCGCGGCATGTTTCGGGACGGGTTCGGTCCCAGGAAGGGGCCTTCACCGTTCACAAATACAGCGAGGAGACGGAGGAATTCATTCCTCTGGAGAAGAGTGGGGCCCAAAATGGAAAGCTGGTGAAGATACAGGTGCCTGGCAGCCGCTTTCCCCATGTCAGGTATGACCTTTATCGGTGTGGGGTCCATGCCGGTTCCCTTTTTCCCGATGTGACCGGCGTCGCCGAGAGGATTCGAAACCATTGCCTGCTGTTAGCCGATGAGCTGGACTTCCAGCCGAAAAGGGCTGTTGAGGTGAGTAGAACTGATTGA
- a CDS encoding cytochrome ubiquinol oxidase subunit I, translated as MDNLLAARTLMGVSLAFHIIYATIGIGLPLMLMIAEGISLRNGNDLYHQMARRWVRPAGLLFAIGAVSGTILSFELGFLWPRFMAFSGALIGLAFTIEGFAFFTEAIFLALYIYGEKRLSRRALFFCTIPITVAAAASAVFVISANGWMNTPSGFRMVDGMPADLHPLQALANPAWAHEAVHGTFAAYVATGFAVAGVYAFSILRGTDTVYHKKALTLALAVAGFFLPLMFISGDWAASFVAKHQKPKLAAMEAHFTTMAGAPLVIGGWPDPASGQVLYAVKIPKMLSVLAHREPNAVVEGLDAFPHGTAPDPRLVHPFFDLMVGSFFIMAGVSCWFWWRRWQDKAIPAGKRLLQAVLIASPFGMIALESGWFVTEFGRQPWIVQKHMTVAQGVTSHPDIDLVLAAFVTVYVLMSIGLLKLLLRPAGERSATRKESFNVDP; from the coding sequence ATGGACAACCTGCTTGCCGCCCGCACACTGATGGGGGTTTCTCTCGCCTTCCACATCATCTATGCCACCATCGGCATCGGTTTGCCGCTGATGCTGATGATCGCCGAAGGCATCTCGCTACGGAATGGCAATGATCTCTATCACCAGATGGCGCGCCGCTGGGTACGCCCCGCCGGCCTTTTGTTCGCCATCGGCGCGGTCTCGGGCACCATTCTCTCCTTCGAGCTGGGCTTTCTCTGGCCCAGGTTCATGGCCTTCAGCGGCGCCCTCATCGGCCTTGCCTTCACCATCGAAGGCTTCGCCTTTTTCACCGAAGCCATCTTCCTCGCACTGTATATTTATGGAGAAAAGCGCCTGTCGCGCCGGGCGCTCTTTTTCTGCACTATACCCATTACCGTTGCCGCCGCCGCTTCGGCAGTCTTCGTCATCAGCGCCAATGGCTGGATGAACACCCCGAGCGGTTTCAGAATGGTGGACGGCATGCCTGCAGATCTGCACCCGTTGCAGGCCCTGGCCAATCCGGCGTGGGCCCATGAGGCGGTACACGGCACCTTTGCCGCCTATGTGGCCACCGGCTTCGCCGTTGCCGGTGTCTATGCATTCTCCATCCTTCGCGGAACCGATACCGTTTACCACAAAAAAGCGCTGACCCTGGCACTGGCTGTGGCCGGCTTCTTTCTTCCCCTCATGTTCATCTCCGGCGACTGGGCGGCTTCCTTCGTGGCCAAACATCAAAAACCGAAGCTGGCGGCCATGGAGGCCCATTTTACGACCATGGCCGGCGCTCCCCTTGTCATCGGCGGCTGGCCCGATCCAGCTTCAGGGCAGGTTTTGTATGCCGTAAAAATTCCAAAGATGTTGAGTGTTCTGGCCCACCGGGAACCGAATGCGGTGGTGGAGGGCTTGGATGCCTTTCCTCACGGCACTGCTCCCGATCCCCGTCTGGTTCATCCGTTTTTCGACCTGATGGTCGGCTCCTTCTTCATCATGGCCGGCGTTTCCTGCTGGTTCTGGTGGCGCCGCTGGCAAGATAAAGCGATACCGGCAGGAAAAAGGCTTTTGCAGGCCGTCCTCATTGCTTCTCCCTTTGGCATGATCGCCCTGGAGAGCGGCTGGTTCGTCACCGAATTCGGCCGCCAGCCCTGGATCGTTCAGAAGCACATGACCGTGGCCCAGGGGGTGACCTCCCATCCGGACATTGACCTGGTGCTGGCGGCATTCGTCACCGTCTACGTGCTTATGTCCATCGGCCTGCTTAAGCTGCTGCTACGCCCCGCGGGTGAAAGAAGTGCGACCCGCAAGGAGAGCTTCAATGTTGACCCTTGA
- a CDS encoding cytochrome d ubiquinol oxidase subunit II yields the protein MLTLENMAALALHLGLVMYALFGGADFGGGIWTALASGPRAREQRDSLFLAIGPVWETNHVWLIFMVVTLFTAFPKGFSILFTVLLVPFVIALIGINFRGAAFAFRHFGKEIGQDVPLVARTFEIASILTPFTLGMAVTAIASGRIILADDLVQLTLWGWISPFTLVGGLVGMAVCAYLTPIYMTVRTVGELRDDFRRRGMAAALALGVITTMAVPVAMADAPLFAQRLLRSWPLVFVFLAVLSGLTTQMLLWRRQYLAAQIMAAGTVILTISGFSAALYPDLIIGQLSIAAAAAPPPTLKAFLTVLPLGALILVPSLVYLYWTFRGEPDPHAPPGKGNR from the coding sequence ATGTTGACCCTTGAAAATATGGCCGCACTGGCCCTCCATCTCGGTCTGGTCATGTATGCCCTCTTCGGTGGCGCCGACTTCGGCGGCGGCATCTGGACCGCCCTGGCCTCGGGCCCCCGTGCCCGGGAACAGCGGGACAGCCTCTTTCTGGCCATCGGCCCGGTCTGGGAAACCAATCATGTCTGGCTGATCTTCATGGTGGTGACGCTCTTTACCGCCTTTCCCAAAGGATTTTCCATTCTTTTTACCGTCCTCCTGGTACCCTTCGTCATTGCCCTGATCGGCATCAATTTCCGCGGCGCCGCCTTTGCTTTCCGTCATTTCGGCAAAGAGATCGGCCAAGACGTGCCACTAGTGGCGCGGACCTTTGAGATTGCCAGCATTCTCACCCCATTTACTCTGGGCATGGCGGTAACCGCCATCGCCTCGGGAAGAATTATTCTCGCCGATGACCTGGTCCAATTGACCCTGTGGGGATGGATCTCCCCCTTCACGCTGGTCGGGGGGCTGGTGGGGATGGCGGTCTGCGCCTATCTGACTCCCATATACATGACCGTGCGCACGGTGGGGGAATTGCGGGATGATTTTAGACGGCGGGGGATGGCGGCTGCCCTTGCTCTCGGGGTTATAACAACCATGGCGGTACCCGTGGCCATGGCCGATGCCCCGCTTTTTGCCCAGAGACTGCTGCGGTCATGGCCGCTGGTCTTCGTTTTCCTGGCCGTTCTCTCCGGCTTGACCACCCAAATGCTGCTCTGGCGGCGGCAATACCTGGCGGCCCAGATCATGGCCGCCGGCACCGTGATCCTCACCATAAGCGGATTCTCGGCGGCCCTTTATCCCGACCTGATCATCGGGCAACTGTCCATAGCCGCGGCTGCTGCGCCGCCGCCGACACTAAAGGCTTTTTTGACCGTGCTCCCTCTCGGGGCACTGATTCTCGTACCGTCACTGGTGTATCTCTACTGGACCTTCCGGGGAGAGCCGGACCCCCATGCACCGCCGGGAAAGGGCAACCGCTGA
- the rtcA gene encoding RNA 3'-terminal phosphate cyclase — translation MITIDGSHGEGGGQILRTALALSAIRGQPFRMVNIRAARKKPGLQPQHLMAVKSAKTVANAEVSGDASGSMEITFAPRTISGGSFRFDIGTAGSISLVLQTVIPMLLFAHRDSTITVTGGTNVPFSPSGEYLAQVFAPTLKKLGCTIRIHGDHYGFYPRGGGKVRVEVFRTEKLSPLEATVRGAIRHVTGCSGVGNLPDNIAERQKKRAMELLKPLPCPVEVERIRVEAYGPGSFVFLRLEEENGLAGFQALGAPGKPAETVATEAANQLLEHVETGAAMDPHLADQIILYLALCRERSAFTTSAVTRHLLTNLWVMELFGACRYAVEGELGKAGRITIN, via the coding sequence ATGATCACCATCGACGGCAGCCATGGCGAAGGGGGCGGGCAGATCCTGCGCACCGCGCTGGCTCTCTCGGCGATCCGAGGCCAGCCTTTCCGCATGGTCAACATCAGGGCGGCCAGGAAAAAACCCGGCCTTCAGCCCCAGCACCTGATGGCGGTGAAATCCGCCAAAACCGTTGCCAATGCGGAGGTCAGCGGCGATGCATCCGGCTCCATGGAAATCACCTTTGCCCCCCGTACCATCAGCGGCGGCAGTTTCCGCTTCGATATCGGCACCGCCGGATCAATCTCCCTGGTGCTGCAGACGGTCATTCCCATGCTCCTCTTTGCCCATCGTGACTCGACGATTACCGTCACCGGCGGCACCAATGTCCCCTTCAGCCCCTCTGGCGAATACCTGGCCCAGGTCTTTGCCCCGACGCTTAAAAAGCTCGGATGCACCATCCGAATTCACGGGGATCATTACGGCTTCTACCCTCGTGGAGGGGGTAAGGTCAGGGTGGAAGTGTTCAGGACGGAAAAACTGTCCCCCCTCGAGGCGACGGTACGCGGCGCGATCCGCCACGTGACCGGCTGTTCGGGTGTGGGCAACCTGCCCGACAACATTGCCGAGCGGCAGAAGAAACGGGCCATGGAGCTTCTCAAGCCGCTTCCCTGCCCGGTGGAGGTGGAGCGGATCAGGGTGGAAGCCTACGGCCCTGGCTCCTTCGTCTTTCTCCGCCTGGAAGAAGAAAACGGCCTCGCCGGATTTCAGGCTCTGGGGGCGCCCGGCAAACCGGCAGAGACCGTCGCTACCGAAGCGGCAAACCAGCTACTGGAGCATGTGGAGACGGGTGCTGCCATGGACCCCCACCTGGCGGACCAGATCATCCTCTACCTGGCCCTGTGCCGGGAGCGCTCTGCCTTTACCACCTCGGCGGTAACGCGGCATCTGTTGACCAACCTCTGGGTTATGGAGCTGTTTGGCGCGTGCAGATATGCCGTTGAAGGAGAATTGGGCAAAGCGGGAAGGATCACCATTAACTGA